From one Perca flavescens isolate YP-PL-M2 chromosome 4, PFLA_1.0, whole genome shotgun sequence genomic stretch:
- the pfkmb gene encoding phosphofructokinase, muscle b: MAQPASIDPTKMGQGRAIAVLTSGGDAQGMNAAVRATVRVGIYTGAKVYFVHEGYQGLVDGGDYIRLATWESVSMMLQLGGTVIGSARCQDFRTREGRTKAACNLVKLGITNLCVIGGDGSLTGANAFRTEWSGLLADLVKAGKITAAEAKSSSHLNIVGMVGSIDNDFCGTDMTIGTDSALHRIIEIVDAITTTAQSHQRAFILEVMGRHCGYLALVTALACGADWVFIPEMPPDEGWEQHLCRRLTDQRGRGSRLNIIIVAEGAIDRQGKAITCENIKELVSKKLGIDTRTTILGHVQRGGTPSAFDRILGSRMGVEAVMALLEAKPDTPACVVSLSGNMAVRLPLMECVQVTKDVTTAMAEGRFDDAVKLRGKSFENNWNTYKMLAHVHPPDTKSNINIAIVNVGAPCAGMNAAVRSTVRVGLLQGHQMLAVHDGFDGLAHGMIEPIGWSAVGGWTGKGGSNLGTKRSLPNEFMEEISLSITKFNIHALVIIGGFEAFVGGLEMVQAREKYEELCIPLVVVPATVSNNVPGSDFSIGTDTALNTITMTCDRIKQSAAGTKRRVFIVETMGGYCGYLATMAGLASGADAAYIYEEHFNIHDLEMNVEHLVEKMKTTVKRGLILRNEKCNANYTTDFIFSLYTEEGKGVFDCRKNVLGHMQQGGTPSPFDRNFATKMGIKSVLWLTDKLKECYRHGRIFANSPESACVLGMKKRSLVFQPLEELKDQTDFEHRIPKIQWWLKLRPILKILAKYKINLDTTEKAALEHVIKKTGIVPK; encoded by the exons ATGGCACAACCGGCTTCCATCGACCCCACCAAGATGGGACAGGGTCGGGCGATCGCCGTGCTGACCTCAGGAGGCGATGCCCAGG GTATGAACGCAGCTGTGAGGGCCACGGTTCGAGTGGGAATTTACACTGGAGCCAAGGTGTATTTTGTCCATGAG GGTTACCAGGGTCTGGTGGATGGAGGAGACTATATCCGCCTTGCTACTTGGGAGAGTGTGTCAATGATGCTACAGCTG GGGGGTACTGTGATTGGAAGTGCTCGCTGTCAGGATTTCCGCACCAGGGAGGGACGCACCAAGGCTGCCTGTAACTTGGTCAAGTTGGGTATCACCAACCTGTGTGTGATTGGAGGTGATGGCAGTCTGACGGGTGCCAACGCGTTCAGAACCGAGTGGAGTGGGCTGCTGGCAGACCTGGTCAAAGCCG GTAAGATCACAGCAGCTGAGGCCAAGAGTTCCTCCCATCTCAATATCGTTGGCATGGTGGGCTCCATTGACAACGACTTCTGTGGCACCGACATGACCATTGGCACGGACTCTGCCCTGCATCGCATAATAGAGATAGTGGATGCCATCACCACCACAGCCCAGAG TCACCAGAGGGCCTTCATCCTGGAGGTAATGGGCAGGCACTGTGG TTACCTGGCCTTGGTGACAGCTCTGGCCTGTGGCGCTGACTGGGTGTTCATCCCGGAGATGCCCCCAGATGAAGGATGGGAGCAGCATCTGTGCAGAAGACTGACAGAT CAAAGAGGCCGCGGCTCCCGTTTGAATATTATCATTGTTGCAGAGGGAGCGATAGACCGCCAAGGTAAAGCTATCACATGTGAAAACATCAAAGAG CTTGTATCAAAGAAGCTTGGCATTGACACCCGCACCACCATCTTGGGCCatgtgcagagaggaggaaccCCTTCCGCCTTTGACAGAATCCTG GGCAGCAGGATGGGTGTGGAGGCTGTGATGGCTCTGCTGGAGGCCAAACCAGACACTCCCGCATGTGTGGTCAGCTTATCAGGAAACATGGCTGTCAGGCTGCCTCTCATGGAGTGTGTGCAAGTG ACTAAAGATGTCACCACAGCCATGGCTGAAGGGAGGTTTGACGATGCGGTGAAGCTCAGGGGAAA GAGCTTTGAGAACAACTGGAACACTTACAAAATGCTGGCTCATGTGCACCCCCCAGACACAAAG AGTAATATCAACATTGCCATAGTGAACGTGGGAGCTCCGTGTGCTGGAATGAATGCGGCAGTTCGTTCAACTGTCAGGGTCGGGCTCCTCCAGGGCCACCAGATGCTGGCAGTGCACGACGGCTTCGATGGCTTGGCTCATGGAATG ATTGAGCCTATTGGTTGGTCTGCAGTGGGAGGATGGACTGGAAAGGGGGGCTCCAACCTCGGAACAAAGAG ATCCTTGCCAAATGAATTCATGGAGGAGATCAGTCTGAGCATCACTAAGTTCAACATTCATGCTTTAGTCATTATTGGAGGCTTTGAG GCATTTGTTGGGGGTCTGGAGATGGTGCAGGCTAGAGAGAAGTATGAGGAACTTTGTATTCCCCTTGTCGTTGTTCCCGCTACTGTCTCCAACAATGTTCCCGGATCTGACTTCAGTATTGGCACTGACACCGCACTCAACACTATAACCATG aCATGCGACAGGATCAAACAGTCTGCTGCCGGCACCAAGAGAAGGGTGTTCATTGTTGAGACTATGGGAGGATACTGCGGCTACCTGGCAACTATGGCTGGCTTGGCATCTGGAGCTGATGCTGCTTACATCTACGAGGAGCATTTCAACATTCACGACCTCGAG ATGAATGTGGAACATCTGGTGGAGAAGATGAAAACCACAGTGAAGAGAGGACTGATTCTGAG AAATGAGAAATGCAATGCGAACTACACCACAGACTTTATCTTCAGCCTGTACACAGAGGAGGGCAAGGGTGTGTTTGACTGCAGGAAGAATGTACTTGGACACATGCAGCAG GGTGGAACACCAAGTCCTTTCGACAGAAATTTTGCCACCAAGATGGGGATCAAGTCTGTGTTATGGTTGACTGACAAGCTAAAGGAATGCTACAGACATG GTCGTATCTTTGCCAACTCTCCAGAATCAGCCTGTGTGCTGGGCATGAAGAAGAGATCTTTGGTCTTTCAGCCTCTGGAAGAACTTAAAGATCAAACTGACTTTGA ACACCGTATTCCAAAGATACAGTGGTGGCTAAAACTGAGGCCCATCCTGAAAATCCTGGCCAAATACAAGATCAACCTGGACACCACTGAAAAGGCTGCATTGGAACACGTCATCAAGAAGACAGGCATAGTTCCTAAGTAG